A stretch of the Planktothricoides raciborskii GIHE-MW2 genome encodes the following:
- a CDS encoding SUMF1/EgtB/PvdO family nonheme iron enzyme, which translates to MSQCFNPNCLHSNPANSKFCQKCGNKLLIGDRYRAINYIGQGGFGRTFKAIDEKRLDTVCVIKQFLPQQQNNSAIKKAEKLFKQEAERLRDLGYHPQIPELLSFEQQDGRFYLVQQFIDGQDLLKELQQKGKFSQKKIKQLLNDLLPVLDFCHGQNVIHRDIKPENIIRDRNGTLVLIDFGVSKQLTATIVNRLGTVTGSPGYAAPEQMQGKVFPASDLYSLAVTCIRLLTGCLPVRSPISQITLGSQEIPPNLLVSGNTDELFNPMQMEWVWREKVTVSDELANVLDRMLSYRVGDRYQSATEVLQALKPSVAPFVVPSVAKSAAKSVAKSAAETFYYKVVDLDRHGNISSRNSASNRGYIEPINGIELPMVNIPSGSFLMGSPDNEPEHSKYEKPQHFVSVPEFFMGRTQVTQAQWRAVAMLPKITLNLDPEPSQFKGDRRPVERVSWYECIEFCARLSEKTGKHYRLPSEAEWEYACRAGTTTPFHFGETISSELANYDGNYIYGQGKTGVYRGETTAVGSLNVANSWGLYDMHGNVWEWCLDDWHDSYNGAPNDGRPWLNDGDNYNSANGWLAWLKKILGHKNSKVLRGGFWYSSPGYCRSALRLYLSPGYRSPVRGFRIAVSRFS; encoded by the coding sequence ATGAGTCAATGTTTTAACCCGAATTGTTTGCACTCCAATCCAGCCAATAGCAAGTTTTGCCAAAAATGTGGCAATAAACTTTTAATTGGCGATCGCTATCGGGCGATTAATTATATTGGTCAGGGTGGTTTTGGTCGGACTTTCAAAGCGATCGATGAAAAGCGGCTGGATACCGTTTGTGTAATCAAACAATTTTTACCGCAACAACAAAACAATTCGGCGATTAAAAAAGCCGAGAAATTATTCAAACAAGAAGCTGAGAGATTGCGGGATTTGGGTTACCATCCCCAAATCCCCGAACTATTGTCTTTTGAACAACAAGATGGACGTTTTTATCTCGTTCAGCAGTTTATTGACGGCCAAGATTTGCTCAAAGAATTGCAACAAAAAGGCAAGTTTAGCCAGAAAAAAATCAAACAATTACTTAATGATTTACTGCCTGTATTAGACTTTTGCCACGGACAAAATGTGATTCACCGGGATATTAAACCGGAGAATATTATTCGGGATCGAAACGGCACTTTAGTGCTAATTGATTTTGGCGTATCCAAGCAATTAACCGCTACGATTGTCAATCGCTTGGGTACGGTGACGGGTTCTCCCGGCTATGCCGCCCCAGAACAAATGCAGGGAAAAGTGTTTCCTGCCAGCGATTTGTATAGTTTGGCGGTTACTTGTATTCGGTTGTTAACGGGTTGTTTGCCCGTGAGAAGTCCGATTTCTCAGATTACTCTCGGATCGCAAGAAATTCCCCCCAATCTGTTAGTTTCTGGAAATACTGACGAGTTATTTAATCCGATGCAGATGGAATGGGTTTGGCGGGAGAAAGTCACCGTTAGCGATGAGTTAGCCAATGTTTTGGATCGAATGCTTTCTTATCGAGTAGGCGATCGCTATCAATCCGCTACCGAAGTTCTCCAAGCCCTCAAACCATCCGTTGCCCCATTCGTTGTCCCATCCGTTGCCAAATCCGCTGCCAAATCCGTTGCCAAATCCGCTGCCGAAACCTTTTATTACAAAGTTGTCGATCTCGATCGCCACGGCAATATCAGCAGCCGCAACAGTGCCAGCAATCGAGGTTATATTGAACCTATTAATGGCATAGAATTGCCAATGGTGAACATTCCTTCGGGGAGTTTTCTGATGGGTTCCCCAGACAACGAACCGGAACATTCTAAATATGAAAAGCCCCAACATTTTGTCAGCGTTCCAGAGTTTTTCATGGGACGAACCCAAGTCACCCAGGCCCAATGGCGGGCAGTAGCCATGTTGCCGAAAATCACCCTCAATCTCGACCCCGAACCGTCACAATTCAAAGGCGATCGCCGCCCAGTAGAACGAGTCAGTTGGTATGAATGCATCGAATTTTGTGCCCGGTTAAGCGAGAAAACCGGGAAACATTACCGTCTCCCTAGTGAAGCGGAATGGGAATATGCTTGTCGGGCTGGAACTACTACGCCGTTCCATTTTGGTGAAACTATTTCTTCAGAATTGGCTAATTATGACGGCAATTATATTTACGGTCAAGGAAAAACCGGAGTTTATCGCGGAGAAACTACGGCGGTGGGCAGTTTAAATGTGGCAAATTCCTGGGGTTTATACGATATGCACGGAAATGTCTGGGAATGGTGCCTAGATGACTGGCATGATAGCTACAATGGTGCCCCAAATGATGGCCGACCGTGGCTAAATGACGGCGATAATTACAATTCAGCTAATGGTTGGTTAGCTTGGCTGAAAAAAATTCTGGGACACAAGAATTCTAAGGTGTTGCGCGGTGGATTTTGGTACAGTTCTCCGGGGTATTGTCGCTCTGCACTACGACTCTATCTCAGTCCGGGTTATCGCAGCCCGGTTAGAGGTTTCCGCATTGCGGTTTCTCGTTTTAGTTAG
- a CDS encoding UPF0175 family protein, whose product MSVVIPDDILKASQMTEDELKLELALLLYKQKKISSGKVRAWTGLTVIEFQHELAKRDIFLNYDVEDFQSDIKTLRSLGLL is encoded by the coding sequence ATGAGTGTAGTCATTCCTGACGATATCCTCAAAGCCAGTCAAATGACAGAGGATGAATTAAAACTAGAACTTGCGCTGCTGCTTTATAAGCAAAAAAAAATTAGCAGTGGAAAAGTCCGTGCATGGACAGGTTTAACTGTCATTGAATTTCAGCATGAACTGGCGAAGCGGGATATCTTTCTCAACTACGATGTTGAGGATTTTCAATCAGACATCAAAACGTTGCGATCGCTCGGGTTATTGTGA
- a CDS encoding SUMF1/EgtB/PvdO family nonheme iron enzyme, with protein MKFILSIFDYTFTNYYSWIYTVLRNIARNVEPMSQCFNPNCLHRNPASPKFCQKCGNKLLLGDRYRAINYIGEGGFGRTFKAIDEKRLDTPCVIKQFLPQQQGSPALQKAEELFKQEAVRLRDLGNHPQIPDLLSFEEQDARFYLVQQFIDGQDLFKELQQRGKFNEAQIRQLLNDLLPVLDFCHQRQVIHRDIKPDNIIRAKNGKLVLIDFGVSKQLTASVLSRIGTVTGSPGYAAPEQMQGQVFPASDLYSLAVTCIRLLTGCLLTERNGMITDELFNPMQMEWVWRQKATVSNELAQVLDKMLSFRVGDRYQSATDVLQALSPSVATPSVAKPTQPSVPSTVISATPTILSVAPSPAPANHPSAAKTFHYEVVKLDRNGNISSREKGSNRGYTERIGNIEFEMVNIPAGKFAMGSPTREAERQDNESPQHWVDVPEFFMGRTQVTQELWWEVSKLPKIVQDLPPDPSYFKGKNHPVEQVSWYDCIEFCARLSQKTGKNYRLPSEAEWEYACRAGTTTPFHFGETISPEVANYHGNYVYGSGKKGEYRGQTIPVGSLKAANAWGLYDMHGNLWEWCLDDWHDSYTGAPTNGLAWLNDYDNDYRFERNWIPWLKKIFTHKNNKLLRGGFWYYSPWNCRSALRSCIDPGYRGGSFGFRIGISLPRT; from the coding sequence ATGAAATTCATTCTGTCTATATTTGACTATACTTTTACCAACTATTACTCGTGGATTTATACTGTTCTCAGGAACATAGCGAGAAACGTCGAACCGATGAGTCAATGTTTTAACCCCAATTGCTTGCACCGCAACCCCGCAAGTCCCAAGTTTTGCCAAAAATGTGGCAATAAACTGCTGCTGGGCGATCGCTATCGGGCGATTAATTATATCGGTGAGGGTGGGTTTGGTCGCACTTTCAAAGCGATCGATGAAAAACGGCTGGATACTCCCTGTGTAATTAAGCAATTTTTGCCCCAACAACAAGGAAGCCCAGCCCTTCAGAAAGCTGAGGAATTATTTAAACAGGAAGCGGTGAGACTGCGGGACTTGGGGAACCATCCGCAAATTCCCGATTTATTATCCTTTGAAGAACAAGATGCACGTTTCTATTTAGTGCAGCAGTTCATCGACGGGCAAGATTTATTCAAAGAATTGCAGCAACGAGGCAAATTTAACGAGGCGCAAATTCGGCAACTGCTGAATGACCTGCTGCCAGTGTTGGATTTTTGCCATCAGCGACAAGTGATTCACCGGGATATTAAACCGGATAATATTATTCGGGCCAAAAACGGCAAGCTAGTGCTGATTGACTTTGGGGTGTCCAAGCAATTAACCGCCTCGGTACTCAGTCGTATCGGTACGGTGACAGGTTCTCCCGGTTATGCGGCGCCGGAACAAATGCAGGGGCAAGTCTTTCCTGCCAGCGATCTATATAGTTTGGCTGTCACCTGTATTCGGCTGTTAACCGGATGTTTGCTCACCGAACGTAACGGCATGATTACTGATGAGTTATTTAACCCCATGCAAATGGAATGGGTCTGGCGTCAAAAAGCCACGGTTAGCAATGAGTTAGCACAGGTTTTGGATAAAATGCTTTCGTTCCGAGTGGGCGATCGCTATCAATCTGCTACCGATGTTCTCCAAGCCCTCAGCCCATCCGTTGCCACCCCATCCGTTGCCAAACCGACCCAACCATCAGTTCCATCAACGGTTATTTCAGCAACCCCCACCATACTATCCGTTGCTCCCTCCCCTGCCCCAGCAAACCACCCATCCGCTGCCAAAACATTCCATTATGAAGTGGTTAAACTGGACCGCAACGGCAACATCAGCAGCCGAGAAAAAGGCAGCAATCGAGGCTACACAGAACGAATCGGCAACATCGAATTTGAAATGGTCAATATTCCTGCGGGCAAATTTGCCATGGGTTCTCCGACCAGAGAAGCGGAACGCCAAGACAACGAAAGTCCCCAACACTGGGTTGACGTTCCAGAGTTTTTCATGGGACGGACTCAAGTTACCCAAGAACTATGGTGGGAAGTCTCCAAATTGCCGAAAATTGTCCAGGATCTTCCGCCTGACCCATCATATTTTAAAGGTAAAAACCACCCCGTAGAACAGGTCAGTTGGTACGACTGCATCGAGTTCTGTGCCCGGTTAAGCCAAAAGACTGGGAAAAATTACCGCCTACCCAGTGAAGCGGAATGGGAATATGCCTGTCGTGCTGGCACTACTACCCCCTTTCACTTTGGGGAAACTATTTCTCCAGAGGTGGCTAACTACCACGGCAATTATGTTTACGGTAGCGGCAAGAAAGGAGAATATCGCGGTCAAACTATTCCCGTAGGTAGCCTCAAGGCTGCTAATGCCTGGGGCTTGTACGATATGCATGGCAATCTCTGGGAGTGGTGTTTAGATGATTGGCACGACAGCTATACTGGCGCCCCGACTAATGGGTTGGCGTGGCTGAATGATTATGATAATGATTATCGTTTTGAGCGTAATTGGATCCCTTGGCTGAAAAAAATTTTCACCCATAAAAATAATAAGCTGTTGCGTGGCGGATTCTGGTACTACAGTCCCTGGAATTGCCGTTCGGCGCTTCGTAGCTGCATCGATCCTGGCTATCGCGGCGGCAGTTTTGGCTTCCGTATTGGGATCTCCCTGCCGAGAACTTAA
- a CDS encoding recombinase family protein, translating to MKLSDYAKKSGISYRTAWRWWKQGNLIGHQLPSGTIIITSEAISDNLKPDLIACIYARVSSGQNKDNLDRQAERLKDYAIARGYKIYKIVKEIESGLNYNRKQLAKILTKTTIF from the coding sequence ATGAAACTATCAGACTATGCCAAAAAATCAGGAATCAGTTATCGAACTGCCTGGAGGTGGTGGAAACAAGGAAATTTGATAGGTCATCAATTGCCGTCTGGTACGATTATTATAACTTCGGAGGCGATTTCGGACAACTTGAAACCTGACTTGATAGCTTGTATTTATGCCAGAGTCTCCAGTGGCCAAAACAAAGATAATCTAGATCGACAAGCGGAGCGGTTAAAAGATTATGCAATTGCCAGAGGCTACAAAATTTATAAAATTGTCAAAGAGATTGAAAGTGGTTTAAATTACAATCGAAAACAATTGGCAAAAATCTTGACCAAAACTACAATATTTTGA
- a CDS encoding Gldg family protein translates to MKGKTLAKYLKYTLLFAAPCLMIIGLSSGYVLLDWGPIPVGFIIAGIVCFLLWLIFQDKSGEGFWGKRSTEAGANAFISTIAILIILGLINFFGLRYSYQIDLTENRQFSLAPKTEQVVQNLPSQVKVLVFTQTPDAQTRELLGKYSRISNDKLLVEFVNPYEQPTLANKFEVRNVGDVYVASSDGELREFVQSVNQRTPLVEEQLTNGLLRLTGDRRKVYFLQGHGERSLDPRGGSISQAINSLQAQNIANAPINLIESKTVPEDATLLAIIGPKRALAPGEVQEIKAYLNRGGHLLLAIDPKTDPGLNSLLEEWGVILDQALAIDDTGNGQAFGLRQAAPLITNYGNHPITRDFGNGFSFYPLARPIQFKEIEGIEATPFLITNQPSWAESEPDNPNLSFDPQKDRPGPLYLGVALVRGDSQQRSASRNRTIATATPETATPETETATPETETETETPAETETATPETETETETPAETETETPAETATPETETETAETPAETETTETETETPAETETQPTNQQPNTTNQTLPEARMVVLGNSEFMINGLFELQLNGDVFLNSVNWLTGQQEELLSIRPQTITNRRIVMAPIERRFVELSLILLPIFGFGAAFSLWLQRR, encoded by the coding sequence ATGAAGGGTAAAACCTTGGCAAAATATTTGAAATATACATTATTATTTGCTGCCCCGTGCTTGATGATTATTGGTCTATCTTCTGGGTATGTTTTACTCGATTGGGGACCAATTCCAGTTGGCTTTATTATTGCGGGGATTGTTTGTTTTTTGTTATGGCTAATCTTTCAGGATAAGTCGGGAGAGGGATTTTGGGGAAAACGCTCTACGGAGGCGGGTGCCAATGCTTTTATTTCCACGATCGCGATTTTAATTATCTTGGGATTAATTAACTTTTTTGGGCTGCGGTATTCTTATCAGATTGACTTAACGGAAAATCGACAGTTTAGTCTAGCGCCAAAAACCGAACAAGTTGTCCAAAATTTGCCTTCACAGGTAAAGGTTTTGGTGTTTACGCAAACACCGGATGCCCAAACCAGAGAATTATTAGGCAAATATAGCCGAATTTCTAATGATAAGTTATTGGTTGAGTTTGTCAATCCTTATGAACAACCCACTTTAGCAAATAAGTTTGAAGTCAGAAATGTCGGCGATGTTTATGTGGCTTCCAGTGATGGAGAATTGCGGGAGTTTGTCCAGTCGGTGAATCAACGAACTCCACTGGTGGAAGAACAGCTAACCAATGGTTTGCTTAGGTTAACAGGCGATCGCCGCAAAGTTTATTTTCTCCAAGGTCATGGGGAACGGTCTTTAGACCCTAGGGGGGGCAGTATTTCTCAGGCGATTAATAGCTTACAAGCCCAAAATATTGCCAATGCACCAATTAATTTAATCGAAAGCAAAACTGTACCCGAAGATGCCACTTTACTGGCAATCATCGGGCCAAAACGCGCCCTGGCTCCCGGAGAAGTCCAGGAGATTAAAGCCTATCTCAATCGCGGTGGTCATCTGTTACTCGCGATCGATCCAAAAACCGATCCTGGACTCAATTCTCTATTAGAAGAATGGGGAGTGATCCTAGACCAAGCATTGGCGATCGATGACACGGGAAATGGTCAGGCTTTTGGCTTAAGGCAAGCGGCTCCTTTAATTACCAATTATGGCAACCATCCGATTACTAGAGACTTTGGCAATGGTTTTTCTTTTTACCCTTTAGCTCGACCGATTCAATTTAAAGAAATCGAAGGCATTGAAGCCACCCCATTTCTGATTACTAATCAACCAAGTTGGGCGGAAAGTGAACCGGATAACCCGAATTTATCCTTCGATCCCCAGAAAGATCGTCCAGGACCACTCTATTTAGGGGTAGCTTTGGTTAGAGGCGATTCGCAGCAGCGATCCGCTTCGCGGAATCGCACCATTGCCACGGCAACTCCCGAAACCGCAACTCCCGAAACGGAAACCGCAACTCCCGAAACGGAAACGGAAACCGAAACTCCTGCGGAAACGGAAACCGCAACTCCCGAAACGGAAACGGAAACCGAAACTCCTGCGGAAACCGAAACCGAAACTCCTGCGGAAACCGCAACTCCCGAAACGGAAACGGAAACTGCCGAAACTCCTGCGGAAACGGAAACTACCGAAACCGAAACGGAAACTCCTGCGGAAACAGAAACTCAGCCAACCAATCAACAACCAAATACTACCAATCAAACCCTACCCGAAGCCAGAATGGTTGTATTGGGAAATTCCGAATTTATGATCAATGGCTTATTTGAATTGCAGTTAAATGGAGATGTGTTTCTCAATTCGGTAAACTGGTTAACTGGACAACAAGAAGAATTACTTTCCATTCGTCCCCAAACCATTACCAACCGACGGATTGTAATGGCGCCCATTGAACGGCGATTTGTCGAGTTAAGCTTAATTCTCTTGCCGATCTTTGGATTTGGTGCAGCTTTCAGTTTATGGCTGCAACGTCGTTGA
- a CDS encoding ABC transporter permease, with amino-acid sequence MRIFIGSLGAIYRRELQSYFVSPLAYAIAGVFWLLTGLLFWLILFGPTGAIAQAAQIDACGAQCREQYAQMGLSVPNSIDVPYEFLQIFLQVISSLSLFILPILSMGLYAEERKRGTLELLATSPITNWGVALGKLLGVFTFYTVMVAPLLLCEIIAFNAAQPPIAPAVPILAHFALLLLAASILSLGMFISCLSESTIFAAILTFALVLLLASLESLGNWLTTLDLSILSRVGEVLAYLSVQKHYANLIRGVWDTSSVMMLVSYIILGVFLTAQYIEALRFGRS; translated from the coding sequence ATGCGGATTTTTATTGGCAGTCTTGGGGCAATTTATCGCCGCGAGTTACAGAGCTATTTTGTCTCTCCTTTAGCGTATGCGATCGCTGGAGTCTTTTGGTTATTAACTGGGCTATTATTTTGGTTAATCCTTTTCGGCCCCACGGGAGCGATCGCCCAAGCCGCACAGATTGATGCTTGTGGGGCTCAATGTCGCGAACAATACGCCCAAATGGGGCTATCGGTTCCCAATTCTATCGATGTCCCTTATGAATTTCTGCAAATTTTTTTGCAGGTTATTTCATCCCTTTCGTTATTTATTTTACCCATTCTTTCAATGGGGCTTTATGCCGAAGAACGCAAGCGCGGCACCTTAGAACTGTTAGCCACTTCACCGATTACTAACTGGGGAGTTGCCCTGGGAAAACTCCTCGGAGTTTTTACCTTTTATACCGTCATGGTGGCACCGCTATTATTGTGCGAAATCATCGCTTTTAATGCCGCACAGCCGCCAATAGCTCCAGCCGTGCCGATCTTAGCTCATTTTGCCTTACTTCTGCTCGCTGCCAGTATTCTTTCTTTGGGAATGTTTATCTCTTGCTTGAGTGAGAGTACAATTTTTGCCGCCATTCTCACCTTTGCTTTAGTCCTATTATTGGCTTCCCTGGAATCTCTGGGAAATTGGTTAACTACTTTAGATTTATCTATTTTATCGAGAGTAGGAGAAGTCCTCGCTTATTTATCGGTGCAAAAACATTACGCCAATCTGATTCGAGGGGTCTGGGACACCAGTAGTGTAATGATGTTAGTGAGTTATATTATTTTAGGAGTATTTCTCACTGCTCAATATATTGAAGCCCTGAGATTTGGCCGTTCTTAA